TTGGTTCCCTCATTCACGTTCTCTTGTTCCTGAGGAACTTCTTTTTCTTTCTTTTCAAAGAGCAGTTTCTTATCAGGCATTTCATAAGCAAGTCGGGTAATTTTATCCTTCTCAATTTTCAATATATCTTTATCTAACCAGCGATCTGCGGTTGGTGCTTTGTCAACCTCATCCCCATAGATGCCAGCCTCCTGACGGAAATTAACACCACCGTCATAGATTTTTCGTTCACCAGCTTTACGGACAAAAGTCAATTGATAACTTGGAGATTTGCCAACTAATAATTTTAATGCTGGTTCACCTGTAGCGGAAGTATATACATCCACGTGAAATGCCTGATCATCTTTTAAATTATAGTCTGCTAAAGCATCGTCTGTGGGAACTTCTGCTCGCATTTCACCTTGAAGTTTGACAATTTTATCCAAATACTCTTCTACCGTCTCTTTTTTTGCAGGTGAATTAAAATGACTGCTTACACGCCATTTATCACCGTCTTTTACGATAACTACTTTTTCATCTGGTTTTGCACCTGCATAAAGTTCTAATTTAACAATACTACTTAGAGACAGGCTTTCAGGAATAAGTTTTTCAAATTTTGCCTGCTCAATAATCGAAGGACGTTGCGTTTCTTTGGTTTGTCTTAAGAACACAAGCACGACCAAGACAACCAGGATAGCAACAAGTATTATTAACATTTTCTTTACATTCATAATTTTATCCTCCTCAAACGTATGTCCTATTCTAATTTATAACTTCATGTTCTTTATTTGTACCTAATTTCAATGAACTACTTTTCCGAATTTGCAATTTGAGCCATCGTATAAGCGAGTCGAGAACGACGGCGAATAACATATACAGCGATACCAACTGCTATAACGATAGCATTTGATAATGTATAATTGACAGTCCGCCAGAACATTTTCTGACTGTCTGTCGGTTTTTCAATAGTGCGGTCAATAGGTTTCCGACCACGGACATTTACCAGGTCCTCTGTGAGTGAAACAGCGTCAACACAATTTAAGAATAGGTCAAGGTTCCCTGCTTGTAGGAAGTTTTTACGGAACATTTCAGAGCAACCTAACAAAATCATTTTTGAAGGTTTAGGCTCGATGTTTGGAGCAGGTGCTTCTGGTTCTGAATCATCTGGCGGAACAGGCTCACCTGGACGTGGTTGCGGTTTAGGCCAAGCAGGCCGTTCTTTCCCTGCAAAAGCATCTGGGAACTGACCTTCTAACATGACCATCAAAGGATAACGTTTGCGAGCTGAAAGTGGAGGCGGTTCAAATGATTTAGCACTAAGTTTTTCACCTGCAGGAACAGTCCATGCTTTTTCACTGGTAAACATGATAGGTTTATATTTTATCCCCAACTCTTTTAGCTTCTGTTCATTCAATTCAACATGTGTGCCCCATAGATAGAAAACAGCAGATAGACGATTTGTAATGGATGTTTCCTGGTCCATGGACTCGTTAGTAACGAGAATATGCATTGGAAGTCGGAATGGTTGACCGACTAATTGAGATAGTAAATCACCACCACCTTGCACATTTAAAGTAACACTGTTTTCATCCATCAAAATATCTTCGCTTACTTTCAAACCATAGTTTTCAAGTAACGAATTGATTTCTGGTTTCTCTTCTCGTTTAGAAATGGTATTACCGCGAGATGTAGCACGATAATCCCATTCGTAGGTTTGGACTGCAAGCACAACAGATTTGCCAGACCGCAATGCACGGTTAATCTCCCAGCGTTGGCGGTCATTCAAACTTCTTGGGTTTACTACAACCAATGTATCATACTCATCAGGGAGAGGACTTTCTTTTGTCATCTCTACCCGACGAACATCATACTTCTCCTGTCTTAGAATTTCTTCCAAATAAACATACGGGTCTTCACTTTGGGGAATTTGTTGCCCCATCTGTTGCAACATCTGACGCATTTGTGGGTCGATGTTGATGGCTTCCTTCGGAGCTACTAACGCAATAATAGGTGATTTGGTTCTTGTCAACTTATACACCGTGCTTACTATCCGATATTCCAGTTCCTGAATAGATTCTGGCATAATCTGCGGAATGACTTCTTCGGGCTTATCTTTGTACGCCACACCTATTGAAGAATAGACCAACTTGTTGGTAATTTCATCCTGACTAATCGCACGTACATTAAACGGTTTTACTCCTTTATCCAATAATCGACGTTCTACTGTTTCCTCTTCAGTTTCATTCTTCTTCTTGTCGGGATTAAACATTTCATCCTGATCCGCATACAGATTTGCCACATCCAAATAAATTGTCTTGTAATCCAATTTGCCATTCGCCGAAATTTTTAACTCTTCAAGTTTATCCTTGATATTTTGCTCTAAATCCTTCATAGCAGTTGGCATACTTTCACGCGGACTGATATACACATTTATCTGAACAGGCACTTCGACCTGCCTTAGAATTTTTGCTGAAGATTCCGAAACGGTATAAATCTTGTCTTCTGTTAGGTCAAATCGTTTCAAACTGGTTCCGACCATCAAGAAGTTAAACATCAATCCAATAGCCACACAAACCGCAACCGCTACGGTAAACATCAATTTCGCCCCTGGTCGATTTCGCTGGTCAATATACATCACATTCAGAACAAGAAACAACACAGTCCAGACAAGGAAGAAAATAACATCTGCAAGGTCAATAACCCCCTTCGTGAATGAACTAAAATGCTTGAAAACACCTAATAAATTGGATAACAAAGAACCGATTCCAGGTAGTTTATCGTCAATATAAGATGCGATAAATGAAGTCCCTACCAGAAATACAAGCAGACACGTCAAAAGTGTTACAACAAAGGCTACTATCTGGTCTTTACAAAAACCAGAAAAGAAAATCCCCAATGCTAAAAAACATCCCGCCATCAGCAAGGTTCCAAAGTAACCACCGATAATAGCCCCCATATCAGGACTACCTAAATTCATAAGCATCAGGGGCACCGTAAATGTTGCAGCAAGAGAGATAGCAAATACTGTCAACGCAGAGAAAAACTTACCTAAAACCAGTTCACTTGCTTTCATAGGAAATGTTAACAGCATTTCCCATGTGTTTTCCTTCCGTTCCTCTGCCCAGAGTCGCATCGTAATCGCAGGAATAAACACACAGAGAATTAAGGGTAGATTCTCAAAATAGGGACGCATATCCGCCACAGGAAAACTGAAAAATGAAGTAATGTAGAGCCCTACGCTAACGGTGATAAACACCACAATAAAAATATATCCAATGGGCGATGTAAAATAGGAAGATAAATCTCTTCGATAGATACATAAAATATTACGCATGGGCAACTCTCCTCTTACCAGAAAGTTCCAGTTCAGGTTTTTCCTTCTCAGTCAAGGTGAGGAATGTCTCCTCTAATGTTAACGGTTTTTCCGACAATTCTTTAATTGTCCAATGCTGACTTATGGCTAACTCATTAAGTTCTCGCCAGATGGGCATTCCCAACTTGCTAACTACAAGGAAGGAAACAAAACCATTTTCACTCCCTATAAATTGCACCTTTTTCACACCACTGATTCCTGAAAGATATTTCTGAACATCGGACTGTTCACCTGAAACAGTAAAGAGATACCGTTCAGATTCTTTTGCCCGTTCACGGAGCTGTTCAATCGTCCCATCACCAACAATCTTACCACGGTTAATAATCACAATTCGGTCCGCAGTGGCTTCTACTTCCTGCAAAATGTGCGTTGACAGGATAACCGTTTTATCCTTTGCCAACTCCTCAATTAAATTGCGAATTTCTATAATCTGATGTGGGTCTAAACCCGATGTGGGCTCGTCAAGAATAACAACCTCTGGGTCATGAATAAGTGCCTGAGCCAGAGCAGTTCTTTGACGATACCCTTTGGACAGTTCACGAATAATCTTGCGGAACATCGGTTTCAATCCACATGTTTCAACAACTAATTCCATCCGATGTTTTAATCGTGCTCCGCTTAGTCCACGTGCTCTTCCAACAAAATCCAGGTAAGAGCGAACTTCCATATCCATATAAAGTGGAAGCACTTCTGGCAAATAACCAATTACCTGCCGAACCTTCAATGGTTCCTGAGTTACATCACAACCAGCAACAACCGCTTTACCAGCGGTCGGATACAAATATGTCGTTAAAATCTTCATTGTGGTTGATTTGCCTGCACCATTCGGTCCCAGCAAACCGACGACCTCCCCCTTTCGAACTTCGAAGGAGACTCGGTCTAATGCAACCACAGGACCATAGTGCATTGTTAAATCCGTTACTTGTATCATAACTTGATACTCCCGTCGTTTAGGTTTTGGGAAAATTGATGTAAAAATATATAAAAAGAGACCTTAGAAAATATACCTAACCCCAAACAATAAAGGTCCCTTTTTAACAACGACCATAGAATTGTTAGCAATCTATAGCGATTGATGATAAAAAATATCACATTTGTGTCCTTCTATTCAAACTTACCGCATCAAATATTAGTGTTAAGGCTCAATCTACCTCTGCAAGGCAATTACAATACAACTCTCTAAAAAGAACGACTATCCCACGATTAATGTTTACACAAATAATCCGACCCCTCCTGTTTCCAAGCCTCAACATCTTTATTTTCAGAATCTCCAAAATTTAATTTTTTGGTTGGTGGTGGTTTTTAGTAAAATGGGTAGATGTTAGTGTTGTTAAGTAAATCTTAAAGTTTAATTAGGATGGGACTAATATGAGATTATTATTGGTAGGTTTAGCGGTGGCTTTGGGTTGGGGGTTGCGTGGTGAAATTGGCGGTGAACAGGGGGCGTTAATACCAGGTACATTTTTAGGTTTAGCCCTTGCCATTGTTAGCGGTAAAAGGGACTGGCAAAAGTATGCAGTTGTTATAGGAGCAGGGGGAGCATTGGGGATGTCAATGGGGGGTATACAAAGTTATGGCATTCTCATCGGTTATACAAAAGGCATCGACATGTTAAACGTTACTTATGGTTACCTTATGTTAGCTATTGTCGGTGGATTATGGGGTGCTTTTGCGTCGGGGATTATTGGAATGGTGCTTTCAGAACGGCATAAAAGTATCTGGTTCTGGCTCCTTTTTATCATGTTAGGTTATATCGGTGCGGAGCTTACCTACGTTTTATTAATAAAAGTGTTCGGGTTACTAATGACTCCACCTCGGGTTGAATATTGGGCATGGGTACTTGGTGCTGTTCTTGTATTGTTTGTGGTTAATTTTATTCAGAAAGAACATAAAACCTGTCGCTTAATCTTACGTGGATTTCTGGCTGGTGCTGTGGGTTTTATGTTTGGTCAATCCTTACAAGTATATGGTAGTTTTTTAGGACCTCGATTTGACTGGTGGAAAGTAATGGAAATCTCGTTCGGTTTTGTAATGGGGATAGGTATTGCTTATGGTGTTTTCAGAGAATATCCAGACGATAAACCAATAATGAAAGTAACACCGTTATTAAATCTCTTTGCAATTTTTATTGTTCTGGCATTTGTTCCACTGATTACGCTACATAATTTATTACAACGATTTGAAGAAAATGGCATTTTAATTAGGGGAGATACACTTTGGACAGATTCATATTTCCAAATATTGTTAAGAGGTATCGTTTTAAGTATTATCGGTATTTATGCCTACTGGAAATGGTCACAAGAACGAGACATAACTGCGGATGTTCATTGGCATCTATGTTTTCTATGGATATGGTCGTTATGGGCAAATGGATTTATTACGCTTATTTTGATGTTCATTCCCAAAACGAATCCAACTTCAGCAGTGATTCATGGATTTTTTCTTATACTCATGATGTTATTGAGTTTCTGGGTGATTCAACGGAGATTTGATACAGTTTCAGAATGTTATGTAAACAAACCAGCCCCAAGATACCGCTGGGTTCTTTTAAGTCTCGTTTCAATACCGTTGTTAGCATTGTTTTTCGCATTTACGAGCATCGCTACACATCCAGGACAAATGCCTGAAGGGTTGAGAAAACGATTTGAATGGAATCAGTCTACGTCGACTTTGCCGAGATTGGTTGAGGAGAGACAACACATTTCTTTGGATTTAGACACCACCAGAATGCCCAATAGCAAAGTGTACCGATAAGAAACCCGAATAGCGAGCCCATAAAAGCACAATAGGGGAAATGTGCCGCAGTATATATCCGAGTATATGCATGTATTGCTCCCCATGAAGTTAAAGCAACTTTGACTCGTTTTTTACGCACTGCCCAGATAGAAGGAGTAAGGAGAGCGAATAGTGATGATGCATGTCCAGAGATATATGAAGGGGAAGCCTTAACTACCTCATCCTTTATAACACGTACATGCTTGTTCCACGGCTCATATTTCTCATGTAATGGTCTGGGACGTCCTACCGTTCTTTTGATGTTATTCTCCCCTAAGTAGTTTGTAAAAAAGACACTTACCAGTGTTACCCAAAAAACACGAGTCCACCGTTTCCGTTCTAAATAATCCCACTGTGTCCAGGTCTTAGAACCGAACCAGAAAACAAGGAATGAGACGACGCTTAAAATTATAAATACACTTCGGTATTCATGGGGTCGCCACCAAAAAATCCCTTTAGAAGAAATCCATATACCAGATATGTGATATATAGCAAGAACAACTGCAAAAACTTTCCAAACATAACTCGCAATGTTAGCCAATTTTTCACTTTTACGAACAATCAAATTTGTGATGAGCCATGTGATTGTAGTAATTGAGAAAAGGTATACCGAAAAATGAGTTAGAAAAACCATACACTCATCAAGTACAGGCACGTAGTGGTCAGGTTGCAATGCTAATAATATAGCTTCGTCCAGTGGGTCATTAATCAACTTCGCACCTAATAAAAAAAGTTCGTATAGAACCAAATAGCCAACAACTACAATTACCAACGAAAAAAATAATTTCAGAATACCAGGCATATTACGCAACATATATCAATCCTATTTTGTATATTTAAGTCGGTATTCATAGACTTTTAAAAAGACATATTAGTTTCATTCAGAACAAGTAATCTCTCCGAACACATCAAACTACCATAAGAGTTATGAGATTAGAGCCGTATTATAAAACATCAAGTTGTATAATTACAGTAATATGTTTTATAATAAAGTGCCTCGCTTTTTATTCAATTCTAAAAATGCCTATCATTTCTTTGTTAAAGAAGGATTTGAATATTGGACTCACTTAGTGAAGTATCATCTACAAGCATTAGCAAGGTATTTCAAAAATATCCTACAAATAGAAGCAGTATCATCCCGTTACTTCAAGAGGTTCAAGAACAGTTGGGCTATATTCCAGCCTCTGCTGTCGACGAAATGGCGGTCTATCTCGGTGTATCAGCAACAGAAATATATGGAGTTGCCTCTTTTTATACACAATTTAAGTTTACACCCCCTGGAAAGTATATCATCCAAATTTGTCAAGGGACCGCATGTCATGTTCGAGCCTCCTCAGTTGTCCTCGAAGCGATACGAGAAGAATTAAATATTGAGCCAGGCCAGACAACAAAGGATGGTTTATTTACATTAGAACGAGTGGCATGTGTTGGCTGTTGTGCCTTAGCCCCAGTAATGGTTGTTAATGGAAAAGTTTATGCACAAATGACACAGGATAAAGTTCATAACGTATTAAAAGAATATTATGAAAAAGAAACAAATCATGCGGGTGATAAAAAATGAGTGCTAATGATACAATGGAAATCTTATATGAACGAGCTCAACAAGAATGGGAGAAAATAGAAAAAAATAAGGTGCCAGTAATTTATGTGGGTTCGGCGACATGTGGCCGTGCCGCGGGTGCCTTAGAGACCGAGCAAGTGATAAAAGAAGTCCTACAAGAGAATAGCAAAGAAGCGATATTTATTGAAGTAGGGTGTATGGGTCCCTGTGCCTTCGAACCGATTATTATGGTTCAACCACCGTCTGGTGTACCTATTTGCTATGGACCCGTGAAACCGCAGGAAGCGAAAGAATTTGCAAACCTTGTGGTGTTGGAAGAAAAAAACTGGGAAGAAAAACTTTTAGGTGTAATGAGCCCAGATGCATACAAAAATTTGCCACCCATTACCGCACATCCGATGTTATCACGTCAGGTGCGAAATATCCTGCGGAACTGCGGATTAATTGACCCAGAGAATTTTTATCATTATCTGGCTCAAGATGGATACCGTGGTTTCTTAAAGGCGTTATCTATAGGCCCCGATAATGTATTAGAGCAAGTAAAAAAGTCCGGATTACGTGGTCGTGGTGGAGCAGGTTTCCCAACATGGCGAAAATGGAGTTTCTGTCGCGAAGCTCCCGGAAATGAAAAATATTTGATTTGTAACGCCGATGAAGGTGACCCTGGAGCCTTTATGAACCGTTCTGTGCTGGAAGGTGACCCACATTCAGTGCTCGAAGGAATGCTTATTGCAGGATATACAATAGGCGCCAATCATGGATATGTTTATTGTCGTGCCGAATATCCATTAGCGATACACCGCCTTGAAATCGCCATAAAGCAATTATATGATTATGGATTATTAGGCAAGAATATCTTAGGCACAGGTTTTTCATTTGATATAACAATTAAAAAAGGGGCGGGTGCTTTTGT
The sequence above is a segment of the Candidatus Hydrogenedens sp. genome. Coding sequences within it:
- a CDS encoding DUF4340 domain-containing protein produces the protein MNVKKMLIILVAILVVLVVLVFLRQTKETQRPSIIEQAKFEKLIPESLSLSSIVKLELYAGAKPDEKVVIVKDGDKWRVSSHFNSPAKKETVEEYLDKIVKLQGEMRAEVPTDDALADYNLKDDQAFHVDVYTSATGEPALKLLVGKSPSYQLTFVRKAGERKIYDGGVNFRQEAGIYGDEVDKAPTADRWLDKDILKIEKDKITRLAYEMPDKKLLFEKKEKEVPQEQENVNEGT
- a CDS encoding Gldg family protein, with the translated sequence MRNILCIYRRDLSSYFTSPIGYIFIVVFITVSVGLYITSFFSFPVADMRPYFENLPLILCVFIPAITMRLWAEERKENTWEMLLTFPMKASELVLGKFFSALTVFAISLAATFTVPLMLMNLGSPDMGAIIGGYFGTLLMAGCFLALGIFFSGFCKDQIVAFVVTLLTCLLVFLVGTSFIASYIDDKLPGIGSLLSNLLGVFKHFSSFTKGVIDLADVIFFLVWTVLFLVLNVMYIDQRNRPGAKLMFTVAVAVCVAIGLMFNFLMVGTSLKRFDLTEDKIYTVSESSAKILRQVEVPVQINVYISPRESMPTAMKDLEQNIKDKLEELKISANGKLDYKTIYLDVANLYADQDEMFNPDKKKNETEEETVERRLLDKGVKPFNVRAISQDEITNKLVYSSIGVAYKDKPEEVIPQIMPESIQELEYRIVSTVYKLTRTKSPIIALVAPKEAINIDPQMRQMLQQMGQQIPQSEDPYVYLEEILRQEKYDVRRVEMTKESPLPDEYDTLVVVNPRSLNDRQRWEINRALRSGKSVVLAVQTYEWDYRATSRGNTISKREEKPEINSLLENYGLKVSEDILMDENSVTLNVQGGGDLLSQLVGQPFRLPMHILVTNESMDQETSITNRLSAVFYLWGTHVELNEQKLKELGIKYKPIMFTSEKAWTVPAGEKLSAKSFEPPPLSARKRYPLMVMLEGQFPDAFAGKERPAWPKPQPRPGEPVPPDDSEPEAPAPNIEPKPSKMILLGCSEMFRKNFLQAGNLDLFLNCVDAVSLTEDLVNVRGRKPIDRTIEKPTDSQKMFWRTVNYTLSNAIVIAVGIAVYVIRRRSRLAYTMAQIANSEK
- a CDS encoding ATP-binding cassette domain-containing protein; amino-acid sequence: MIQVTDLTMHYGPVVALDRVSFEVRKGEVVGLLGPNGAGKSTTMKILTTYLYPTAGKAVVAGCDVTQEPLKVRQVIGYLPEVLPLYMDMEVRSYLDFVGRARGLSGARLKHRMELVVETCGLKPMFRKIIRELSKGYRQRTALAQALIHDPEVVILDEPTSGLDPHQIIEIRNLIEELAKDKTVILSTHILQEVEATADRIVIINRGKIVGDGTIEQLRERAKESERYLFTVSGEQSDVQKYLSGISGVKKVQFIGSENGFVSFLVVSKLGMPIWRELNELAISQHWTIKELSEKPLTLEETFLTLTEKEKPELELSGKRRVAHA
- a CDS encoding phosphatase PAP2 family protein yields the protein MLRNMPGILKLFFSLVIVVVGYLVLYELFLLGAKLINDPLDEAILLALQPDHYVPVLDECMVFLTHFSVYLFSITTITWLITNLIVRKSEKLANIASYVWKVFAVVLAIYHISGIWISSKGIFWWRPHEYRSVFIILSVVSFLVFWFGSKTWTQWDYLERKRWTRVFWVTLVSVFFTNYLGENNIKRTVGRPRPLHEKYEPWNKHVRVIKDEVVKASPSYISGHASSLFALLTPSIWAVRKKRVKVALTSWGAIHAYTRIYTAAHFPYCAFMGSLFGFLIGTLCYWAFWWCLNPKKCVVSPQPISAKST
- the nuoE gene encoding NADH-quinone oxidoreductase subunit NuoE, giving the protein MDSLSEVSSTSISKVFQKYPTNRSSIIPLLQEVQEQLGYIPASAVDEMAVYLGVSATEIYGVASFYTQFKFTPPGKYIIQICQGTACHVRASSVVLEAIREELNIEPGQTTKDGLFTLERVACVGCCALAPVMVVNGKVYAQMTQDKVHNVLKEYYEKETNHAGDKK